From a region of the Mercurialis annua linkage group LG1-X, ddMerAnnu1.2, whole genome shotgun sequence genome:
- the LOC126685333 gene encoding uncharacterized protein LOC126685333, whose protein sequence is MKPMAMAALPLLLHFLLPLSAALAAGHDSPAENILFASLASRSSYAFDIFTLPITNANKFLNPSHETQLTDGTSVNFNGHFPSPSSSASLLSFLPNQTLIRQFSSAAPQNSSPTSLVYVTERRGSLRIYLDVVYYGNQTTRSTRLRSALEVSDDRLQFPLLKLENEVSMKDKPTVSGDCLIYVSTHEDPGKPRHSWVAVYSTQLETGFTRRLTPPGIADFSPAVSPSGIYTAVASYGERGWNGEVAVLSTDIYIFLTRDGSHRVKIVDNGGWPSWVDDSTLYFHRKSEEDSWISVYRAILPSDGPISTDSVVIERVTPPGIHAITPATSPGNHKFIAVATRRPNSNYRHIELFDLVKNEFTELTRLIAPKAHHFNPFISPDSSRVGYHKCRGASNSKKSSTQLMLENVKSPIPQFSLFRIDGWFPSWSPQGDRIAFTGSGVEVVNSDGSNRRQVYPGSAFSTVWNPVQPGIVYFAAGRGFSSESTEVDIISVNVDQPGSVRNLTTNGKNNAFPSVSPDGKWIVFRSGRTGHKNLYIMDAVAGESGGLFRLTDGPWSDTMSNWSPDGDWIAFASDRENPGAGSFEIFLIHPNGTGLRKLIQSGSGGRTNHPCFSPDSKRIVFTTDYAGISAEPISVPSMPQPYGEIFTIKLDGSELKRLTHNPFEDGTPTWGSAYIKPQDLAWQLPNYGSRLQCSFGDRVGADRVAAESLKYSTSKQTTVQCLG, encoded by the coding sequence ATGAAACCTATGGCTATGGCTGCACTTCCTCTTCTTTTGCATTTCTTACTCCCTCTATCCGCCGCTTTGGCTGCCGGCCATGATTCACCGGCCGAGAACATCCTCTTTGCTTCACTCGCCAGCAGATCAAGTTACGCTTTTGATATCTTCACTCTTCCCATCACCAATGCCAACAAATTTCTGAACCCATCACATGAAACCCAATTAACCGACGGTACATCAGTTAATTTCAATGGTCATTTTCCTTCTCCCTCCTCATCCGCTTCTCTTCTCTCCTTTTTACCCAATCAAACCCTAATTCGTCAATTCTCCTCTGCGGCACCACAAAATTCATCGCCTACGAGCCTTGTCTACGTCACTGAACGCCGCGGATCGTTGCGTATTTACTTGGACGTTGTCTATTACGGCAATCAGACTACGCGAAGCACCAGATTAAGGTCGGCTCTTGAAGTTTCTGACGATCGTCTTCAGTTTCCATTGTTGAAGCTTGAAAATGAAGTTTCCATGAAGGATAAGCCAACTGTAAGTGGAGATTGTTTAATTTATGTTTCAACTCATGAAGACCCAGGCAAGCCGAGACACAGTTGGGTTGCTGTGTATTCAACCCAGCTGGAAACCGGGTTTACTCGGCGACTCACTCCGCCTGGTATTGCCGATTTTAGCCCTGCGGTTTCTCCTTCAGGAATTTATACTGCTGTAGCTTCTTACGGGGAGAGAGGATGGAATGGGGAAGTTGCAGTTTTGAGTACTGATATCTATATTTTCTTGACTCGTGACGGGTCTCATCGAGTTAAAATTGTAGATAATGGAGGTTGGCCGAGTTGGGTCGACGATTCAACGCTCTATTTCCACAGAAAAAGCGAAGAAGACTCTTGGATAAGTGTTTACAGAGCGATATTACCGAGTGACGGTCCGATTTCAACTGACTCGGTCGTTATTGAAAGAGTCACGCCACCCGGTATTCACGCAATCACTCCAGCTACTTCTCCAggtaatcataaatttatagcAGTGGCTACTAGAAGACCCAATTCAAATTATCGTCACATAGAGCTATTTGACCTTGTGAAGAACGAGTTCACTGAATTGACTCGATTAATAGCTCCAAAGGCTCACCACTTTAACCCGTTTATCTCACCTGACTCGTCTCGAGTTGGGTATCATAAATGTAGAGGTGCTTCTAATAGTAAAAAGAGCAGTACCCAGCTCATGTTAGAGAATGTGAAAAGTCCAATTCCTCAGTTTTCGCTCTTTAGAATTGATGGCTGGTTTCCTTCTTGGTCACCACAAGGTGATCGTATTGCTTTTACTGGATCGGGTGTTGAAGTTGTCAACTCTGATGGATCAAATCGGCGTCAGGTTTATCCTGGTTCTGCCTTTTCGACGGTTTGGAACCCGGTCCAACCGGGGATTGTATACTTCGCGGCAGGACGTGGGTTTTCCAGTGAGAGTACAGAGGTTGATATAATCTCAGTTAATGTTGATCAGCCGGGCAGTGTCAGAAACCTAACTACTAATGGTAAAAACAATGCATTTCCGTCGGTTTCACCCGATGGAAAATGGATCGTATTCCGATCGGGACGGACGGGTCATAAGAATCTCTACATAATGGATGCGGTTGCTGGAGAAAGCGGGGGACTTTTTAGGTTAACGGACGGTCCATGGAGTGATACAATGAGTAATTGGTCGCCAGACGGGGACTGGATTGCATTTGCTTCGGACCGAGAGAATCCGGGCGCAGGAAGCTTCGAGATATTTCTGATCCATCCTAATGGAACCGGGCTCAGAAAATTGATTCAAAGTGGGTCGGGTGGAAGAACCAACCACCCGTGTTTCAGCCCTGATAGTAAACGAATAGTGTTTACTACAGATTATGCAGGAATATCAGCAGAGCCAATCTCAGTCCCCTCTATGCCTCAACCTTATGGAGAGATTTTCACAATAAAATTGGACGGGTCTGAATTGAAAAGGTTGACCCATAATCCATTTGAAGATGGGACTCCTACATGGGGCTCTGCCTATATCAAACCACAAGATCTGGCATGGCAATTGCCTAATTATGGATCAAGACTGCAGTGTTCGTTTGGCGATCGCGTCGGGGCTGATCGCGTTGCGGCTGAGTCGCTCAAGTACTCGACTAGCAAGCAAACCACAGTGCAGTGCTTGGGTTAG